Proteins co-encoded in one Brassica oleracea var. oleracea cultivar TO1000 chromosome C4, BOL, whole genome shotgun sequence genomic window:
- the LOC106341246 gene encoding uncharacterized protein LOC106341246, whose translation MVTDGDDDQRSEEEEEPIRAEPLREVKPSVRGKKPVKRERGVTPEWLDNLMITKKGVDAKLVIDKMIQTSDVNPNQGRLLIPFNQIVEMDFLNEAELHLIDEHQRDNSSNKGVAVIVVASDGRGWNAKLRRWNMNCPNYALCSGWNHGVRENNLKDKVGQIFRLWSFHSQDGTKLYLAFFHRELSLCEVALRRLPKIPTRSRTPRFCVPSPPRVSEVFDLNIPFVEEMDPLEAEQERHDRRTPLESVIETMTTTVDLDRLGPSVDQTIPLVEEIDLLEAEQVRHDIPLVPVRTEMASLEAEQETSQESARETTRVDLELRLWFQ comes from the coding sequence ATGGTGACAGATGGTGATGATGATCAACGCTCTGAAGAAGAAGAAGAACCCATCAGAGCTGAGCCTCTTAGGGAAGTTAAGCCTTCGGTCAGAGGAAAAAAGCCGGTCAAAAGAGAGAGAGGGGTTACACCGGAATGGCTGGATAATCTGATGATAACAAAAAAGGGTGTGGACGCGAAGCTGGTGATTGATAAGATGATTCAGACGAGTGATGTCAACCCAAACCAAGGACGTCTCTTGATTCCCTTTAACCAGATAGTGGAGATGGACTTCTTGAACGAGGCAGAGTTGCACCTCATAGATGAACATCAAAGAGATAATAGTAGTAACAAAGGTGTTGCTGTGATAGTGGTCGCATCGGATGGTAGAGGATGGAATGCTAAACTAAGGAGATGGAATATGAACTGTCCCAATTACGCCTTATGTTCTGGATGGAACCACGGCGTCCGCGAGAACAACCTCAAGGACAAGGTAGGGCAGATATTTCGACTATGGTCATTCCACTCCCAAGATGGGACGAAGCTCTATCTTGCCTTCTTTCATAGAGAGTTATCTCTATGTGAAGTGGCACTCAGGCGACTTCCTAAAATTCCAACGAGAAGTAGAACTCCTCGATTTTGTGTTCCATCTCCACCAAGAGTTTCCGAGGTTTTCGACCTAAATATACCATTCGTTGAAGAGATGGATCCTCTCGAAGCTGAACAAGAGAGGCATGATAGGAGGACTCCACTTGAATCAGTCATAGAGACGATGACGACGACGGTGGACCTCGATCGGCTAGGGCCGTCTGTGGACCAAACTATACCATTGGTTGAAGAGATTGATCTTCTCGAAGCTGAACAAGTGAGGCATGATATACCATTGGTTCCAGTGCGCACGGAGATGGCTTCTCTTGAAGCTGAACAAGAGACCTCACAGGAATCAGCCAGAGAGACGACGAGGGTGGACCTCGAGCTCCGGCTGTGGTTTCAATGA